In Phragmitibacter flavus, the following are encoded in one genomic region:
- a CDS encoding DEAD/DEAH box helicase: protein MSDLDPNADAATTDLVGFINGLNERRLAAYAVEPADILEHHGIEENVLAGGYGYRQLLELVQNGVDAMIEEITPEHAARTTGRIDVIIDQSTLYVANTGLPLSEGGINTLHSSHSSTKRGDQIGRFGLGFKSLLRLNGKIDLFSNSIAFRFDPNRCRQELQSIRPGDAPGLRLSWVLEVSSQISNDQRLAALWNWATTVIRAEINAPEVLKHLEEEMASFPAEFLLFLPMPVSLRLDNGLGLVRELHTTKEIDGTVLLHDGQQSTRWRVEQRDVRVTDESAKNDATHIHQRDAVPVAWALPLDSKREQTGRFWFCFPTNTQTRLPGILNAPWKLNSDRNAIIGGEWNKALMVAAAQLIVDTLPTLRTDDDPGKPLDNFPRQLERSDEIAAPLVTAVWESVVQTPIIPDATAQAELRSGSDLWRHPIEKPELAYEWAALASSEQRAKMVHPTCYLSGDRVSRLKALADRFNAQAPVPNQSPYLRSRNVADWFADIRSSDPTTSVKVLKLAEAYSNACQKQAWDTDRVRLAIIPSETGELMLPNQLCLSPTTENAPGLPLVAFHLSRDSEGRRLVTEVMKVRALDEQRWIQLLWQALNAIGTPRTADRPWCELWNKLRTAPTNVCDRFLAVNRDKVRVKRRDGHWVPPDEVLLTGMLGSEDDRYESNKLMLVDLDIHKDDGAMLAKIGVTSFPQERSLIGHQDIVLSENEAVLSEWLSECQSEYRARGDQRPRSYYLKALGLNMPRGWTLVTSLRGEANAKLTEALLKRLPDSEFAKPIEFGHSTTPDRYPKILVPPPLPWLICKHGHILIGKSTVKVSALVQHRNTPSISLIPDWDRLSPATEVLARAKPLISATLEDSQELWKALIEISATPEALADDTLHDLWSAAANSEVVPSTLRWKNGAVSLQEIFVSESPELALRARTSGRLAVTLDAKTLTKWIERGAQNLDHLLKPRFESTTPPAPLTTVFPELGIVLHENCHGDATCQSVSNLELCLDGYGESIPCLFWNDILLVDRNQLSSKPRSEMLKILLAELAGAGWLKLESQAAFKELWDGQVEDQRRKVRECAKLPERLFEAVGRNRERLLDILGDLRGKTFLDELTGEQLADVVLALFGTATLSKLHCALEANGLKPPGRWSSNEGRAFVESIGFGSEFAASSTAKRDAEEFISGPIKLPPLHDYQEEVYKGLREIISNGTGRRRGVVSLPTGGGKTRVVVQASVELILNLEGTNRTVLWVAQTDELCEQAVQAFRQVWVNLGPQSTDLRICRMWGGNPNPRTPEPDRPTVVIASIQTLSVRVGSPDLEWLNKTGMMIIDECHHAITKSYTNVLRWLSAEGKSQHEPEHEEPAIIGLSATPFRGADESETRWLANRFDNKLLPNDPGDLYKKLRSDRVLAEEQHEPLPLQTQLPSALRAKLEELANRIASDEDPEEITLLEEINQRLAVDEKRNDQLLDAVARRVAEDANTSILFFCNSVLHASEMAARLHLWRITAAAISGDTPSSARRSFLEHFKDGRIKVLCNHSVLTTGFDAPKTDMILIARQVFSRVRYMQMVGRGLRGPRNGGTEHCKIVTVDDNLGRFDNARHWDYLQTLWH, encoded by the coding sequence ATGTCTGATCTTGATCCCAACGCCGATGCTGCTACTACCGATCTGGTGGGTTTTATCAATGGCCTAAACGAAAGGAGGCTCGCAGCTTATGCAGTTGAGCCTGCCGATATTTTGGAGCATCACGGCATCGAGGAAAATGTTCTCGCGGGTGGGTATGGCTACCGGCAGCTCTTGGAACTGGTTCAGAATGGCGTTGATGCAATGATAGAGGAAATTACACCAGAGCATGCTGCCCGGACAACAGGTAGGATCGATGTAATCATAGATCAATCCACGCTCTACGTCGCCAACACAGGCCTCCCACTGTCAGAAGGTGGCATCAACACCCTCCACAGCTCTCATTCATCGACGAAGCGCGGCGATCAGATTGGTCGCTTCGGCCTTGGCTTCAAATCTCTCCTCAGATTGAACGGCAAGATTGATCTTTTCAGCAACAGCATAGCGTTTCGTTTTGATCCAAATAGGTGCAGGCAAGAACTGCAAAGCATTCGCCCCGGAGACGCACCCGGCTTGCGCTTGTCTTGGGTTCTGGAGGTTTCATCGCAAATTTCAAACGATCAGCGCCTCGCTGCACTTTGGAACTGGGCCACAACGGTAATCCGTGCAGAGATCAATGCTCCTGAAGTGTTGAAGCATCTGGAAGAGGAAATGGCATCCTTCCCAGCCGAGTTTCTCCTATTTCTGCCAATGCCGGTGTCCCTCCGTCTGGACAATGGTTTGGGATTGGTGCGCGAACTCCACACCACCAAGGAAATCGACGGAACAGTGCTGCTACATGATGGACAACAGTCAACACGTTGGCGGGTCGAGCAGCGAGATGTGCGCGTCACAGACGAATCAGCCAAGAATGACGCCACCCATATTCATCAGCGTGACGCAGTCCCGGTCGCATGGGCCTTGCCACTCGACAGCAAACGTGAGCAGACGGGGCGATTTTGGTTCTGTTTTCCAACCAACACCCAGACACGACTTCCTGGCATCTTGAACGCGCCGTGGAAGCTCAACAGCGACCGAAATGCCATCATCGGAGGAGAATGGAATAAAGCGTTGATGGTTGCAGCGGCACAACTTATTGTCGATACTCTGCCAACCCTCAGAACGGACGATGATCCCGGAAAGCCGCTGGACAACTTTCCTCGGCAGCTCGAACGAAGCGATGAAATTGCCGCACCACTCGTGACCGCTGTCTGGGAATCAGTTGTGCAAACACCCATCATTCCGGATGCTACAGCACAAGCCGAGCTCCGAAGTGGTTCTGACCTTTGGCGGCATCCGATTGAGAAACCAGAACTTGCATATGAATGGGCAGCCCTCGCATCATCTGAACAACGGGCAAAGATGGTTCATCCGACATGCTACCTGAGCGGCGACAGAGTTAGCCGGTTGAAGGCACTGGCTGATCGTTTTAACGCGCAAGCGCCAGTTCCCAATCAGAGCCCCTACCTCCGCAGCCGCAACGTTGCAGATTGGTTTGCAGATATTCGCTCTTCAGATCCTACAACTTCGGTAAAGGTGCTGAAACTGGCGGAGGCCTATTCCAACGCCTGCCAAAAGCAAGCGTGGGATACTGACCGCGTGAGGCTTGCTATCATCCCATCCGAGACCGGTGAGTTGATGCTCCCAAACCAGTTGTGCCTGTCACCTACTACTGAAAATGCCCCAGGATTGCCGCTGGTTGCATTTCACCTGTCTCGAGATTCCGAAGGCAGGCGACTCGTGACTGAAGTGATGAAAGTTCGTGCCCTGGATGAACAGCGATGGATACAGTTACTGTGGCAGGCCCTAAACGCGATTGGCACACCACGCACAGCAGATAGGCCATGGTGCGAGCTTTGGAATAAACTCAGAACGGCACCAACGAACGTCTGCGACCGATTTTTGGCTGTAAACAGGGATAAAGTGCGAGTGAAACGTCGTGACGGCCATTGGGTGCCTCCAGATGAAGTCCTGCTCACGGGCATGCTCGGCAGTGAAGATGACCGTTACGAGTCCAACAAACTCATGCTGGTGGACTTGGACATACACAAAGACGACGGTGCGATGCTCGCTAAAATCGGTGTCACGAGTTTTCCACAAGAACGAAGTTTGATCGGACATCAAGATATAGTTCTAAGCGAGAATGAAGCGGTGTTATCAGAATGGCTATCTGAATGTCAGTCAGAATACCGTGCGCGGGGTGACCAGCGCCCGAGAAGTTATTATCTGAAGGCTTTAGGGCTCAATATGCCTAGAGGATGGACCTTAGTCACCAGTCTTCGCGGAGAAGCAAATGCCAAACTGACTGAGGCATTGTTGAAACGATTGCCCGATAGCGAGTTCGCGAAGCCAATCGAATTTGGTCATTCAACAACTCCAGATCGTTACCCGAAAATCCTGGTTCCTCCTCCTTTGCCCTGGCTCATCTGCAAGCATGGTCACATATTGATTGGTAAGAGCACCGTCAAAGTCTCCGCTTTGGTTCAACATCGCAATACGCCAAGCATTTCCCTAATTCCCGACTGGGATCGCCTTTCGCCTGCGACCGAAGTTCTCGCGCGCGCCAAACCTCTCATTTCGGCCACACTTGAAGATAGCCAGGAATTATGGAAAGCACTCATTGAAATCAGCGCTACTCCTGAAGCTCTCGCAGATGATACACTCCATGACTTATGGAGTGCCGCTGCAAATAGTGAAGTAGTTCCCTCGACATTGCGATGGAAGAACGGAGCGGTTTCTTTACAAGAAATTTTTGTATCAGAGTCACCGGAACTGGCGCTGCGTGCCCGAACGAGCGGAAGGCTCGCGGTAACCTTGGATGCCAAAACGCTCACCAAATGGATCGAGCGTGGCGCACAAAATCTTGATCATCTGTTGAAACCTCGATTTGAATCGACCACGCCTCCGGCACCCTTGACCACAGTTTTTCCAGAGCTTGGCATCGTCCTGCACGAGAATTGCCATGGCGACGCAACCTGTCAGTCCGTCTCGAACCTCGAACTTTGTTTAGACGGCTATGGAGAATCTATTCCATGCCTGTTCTGGAACGACATTTTGCTGGTGGATAGAAACCAACTGAGCAGCAAACCTCGATCAGAAATGTTAAAAATCCTGCTCGCTGAGCTGGCTGGTGCGGGTTGGTTGAAGCTGGAGTCGCAAGCGGCATTCAAGGAACTCTGGGATGGCCAAGTTGAAGACCAGCGGAGAAAAGTTCGGGAATGTGCCAAGTTACCGGAACGCTTGTTTGAGGCCGTTGGCCGCAACCGAGAACGATTACTCGATATTCTTGGTGATCTGCGGGGAAAGACATTTCTGGATGAACTCACTGGAGAGCAGCTGGCTGACGTGGTTCTGGCCTTGTTCGGCACCGCTACACTATCAAAGCTCCACTGCGCACTTGAGGCAAATGGCCTCAAACCACCAGGACGTTGGAGTTCTAATGAAGGGCGGGCATTTGTTGAAAGCATCGGCTTTGGCTCCGAGTTTGCCGCATCTTCTACAGCCAAGCGCGATGCAGAAGAATTCATCAGCGGCCCGATCAAACTCCCGCCCCTGCATGATTACCAAGAGGAAGTTTATAAAGGACTCCGCGAGATCATCTCAAACGGCACTGGCAGACGACGCGGGGTCGTCAGTCTCCCGACAGGCGGTGGCAAAACTCGAGTTGTCGTCCAGGCATCGGTTGAACTCATCCTAAATCTGGAAGGCACCAATAGAACAGTGCTGTGGGTGGCGCAGACTGACGAATTATGCGAACAGGCCGTTCAGGCATTCCGGCAAGTCTGGGTCAATCTCGGGCCACAGAGCACCGACCTACGGATTTGCCGCATGTGGGGTGGAAACCCCAATCCTCGCACGCCAGAACCCGACAGACCCACGGTGGTCATTGCCTCGATTCAAACCCTGAGCGTTCGTGTTGGCAGCCCCGATCTGGAATGGCTCAACAAGACAGGAATGATGATTATCGACGAATGCCATCATGCTATTACCAAGAGCTACACCAACGTGCTGAGATGGCTCAGTGCCGAAGGCAAATCCCAGCATGAACCCGAGCATGAAGAACCTGCCATCATCGGTCTCAGCGCGACGCCATTTCGAGGGGCCGATGAGTCGGAAACAAGATGGCTAGCCAACCGCTTCGATAACAAGCTCTTGCCGAATGATCCGGGAGATCTATACAAAAAGCTTCGCAGCGACCGTGTGCTGGCCGAGGAGCAGCATGAACCTCTCCCCCTTCAAACTCAGCTTCCTAGCGCGTTAAGGGCAAAACTTGAAGAACTAGCAAACCGCATCGCGTCCGACGAAGATCCCGAAGAAATTACACTCCTGGAAGAAATCAATCAGCGCCTTGCCGTTGATGAAAAGCGTAATGACCAGCTATTGGATGCTGTTGCACGACGCGTGGCGGAGGATGCAAACACATCCATTTTGTTCTTCTGTAATTCAGTGCTTCATGCCAGCGAAATGGCGGCGCGGTTGCACCTCTGGAGAATCACCGCAGCTGCAATCAGCGGCGACACACCGTCATCTGCACGACGATCTTTCCTGGAGCATTTCAAAGACGGTCGAATCAAAGTGCTATGCAATCACAGCGTCCTCACAACTGGCTTCGATGCACCAAAGACAGACATGATCCTGATCGCGCGGCAGGTCTTCAGCCGAGTCCGCTATATGCAAATGGTGGGTCGCGGATTGCGCGGTCCCAGAAATGGAGGCACGGAGCATTGCAAGATTGTTACAGTCGATGACAACTTGGGGCGATTTGATAACGCCCGACATTGGGATTATTTGCAAACCCTCTGGCACTGA